In Pedobacter heparinus DSM 2366, the following are encoded in one genomic region:
- a CDS encoding endonuclease MutS2, whose product MLYPENCLERLGFNEVKQLIHKHCLSPMGQQMVAKMQVMAKFDQINKFLRQTQEFKSILENQEPLQISTFFDIKSLADKIRVEGTYLVEEELHQMYASLQTVFSVLRFFEERAAVYPNLEALFEHLPVEKNILKKIETVLDPKGKIKPNASPALQNIIGDIAKAEQDVRKRMDSIYKQAVSNNWVADGSLTIRDGRMCIPVLAENKRKLKGFVHDESASGQTVYIEPEEVFTLNNKLRDLEFDKRREIIRILIALTTELRPYTPLLLSYHGFLTKLDFVRAKALFAIDVEADMPVLINAAKTRLVNARHPLLYLSFKEDKKTVVPLNIHINEELRIVLVSGPNAGGKSVCMKTVGLLQLMVQSGLLIPVHESSEVGIFDNIFADIGDDQSIESDLSTYSAHLTKMRYFVAHATPKSLVLIDEFGTGTDPQFGGPMAEAVLEVLNNKKARGVITTHYSNLKLFAGNTPGLENASMLFDNDRMKPLYILEIGKPGSSYAFEIAQNIGLQKEVLDLARAKTGTNQNRIDSLLVDLEREKKQIYDTKLNLSNQQNKVKNLVAENEKLKAFLDDNKKILIKEAKLEAQNIIKNANKLVENTIAEIKEKQADKAVTKQLRQNLQQVLVQNQVREDKKPEPVSPLNLNTPIEVGDWVQLKDSETTGQVLEINRDNLVLALGDLRSVLKKNRVFKISNREAKKAAQRNSYTGSVAEAISNFNAELDLRGMRGENALHEVEKYLDKSIMLGFPFVKLIHGKGDGILRKLIRDYLKKYSQVNRVEDEHADRGGDGITYVYFN is encoded by the coding sequence ATGTTATATCCGGAGAATTGTTTGGAGCGTTTGGGTTTTAATGAGGTAAAACAGCTTATCCACAAACATTGTTTAAGCCCGATGGGGCAGCAAATGGTGGCAAAAATGCAGGTGATGGCCAAGTTTGACCAGATCAACAAATTTTTGCGGCAAACGCAGGAGTTCAAAAGTATTCTTGAAAACCAGGAACCTTTGCAGATCAGTACCTTTTTTGACATTAAAAGTCTGGCCGATAAGATCAGGGTAGAAGGCACTTACCTGGTAGAAGAAGAGCTGCACCAGATGTACGCCTCTTTGCAAACGGTGTTTTCGGTATTGCGCTTCTTTGAAGAACGTGCCGCTGTTTATCCCAATCTGGAAGCTTTGTTTGAACACCTTCCGGTAGAAAAAAATATCCTTAAAAAGATTGAAACCGTACTTGACCCAAAGGGTAAAATAAAACCAAATGCTTCGCCGGCACTGCAAAACATTATTGGCGATATTGCCAAAGCAGAACAGGATGTGCGTAAGCGGATGGACTCGATCTATAAGCAGGCGGTAAGCAACAACTGGGTGGCCGATGGCAGTCTGACCATCCGCGATGGCAGGATGTGTATCCCTGTGCTGGCCGAAAACAAGCGTAAGCTAAAAGGCTTTGTACACGACGAATCGGCAAGCGGACAAACGGTTTACATTGAACCGGAAGAGGTTTTTACCTTAAACAATAAGCTCAGGGACCTGGAGTTTGACAAGCGCAGGGAGATCATCAGGATACTGATTGCGCTGACCACTGAACTGAGGCCTTATACACCTTTGCTGCTGTCGTACCATGGTTTTTTAACGAAACTTGATTTTGTAAGGGCAAAAGCCTTGTTTGCCATTGATGTAGAGGCCGATATGCCGGTACTGATCAATGCGGCAAAAACCAGGCTGGTCAATGCCAGGCACCCTTTATTGTATCTTTCCTTTAAGGAAGACAAAAAAACGGTGGTGCCTTTGAACATCCACATCAACGAGGAACTGAGAATTGTACTGGTATCCGGCCCCAATGCCGGAGGTAAATCGGTATGCATGAAAACGGTGGGCCTGTTGCAGTTAATGGTACAGTCGGGCTTACTGATCCCCGTTCATGAATCCAGTGAGGTAGGAATATTCGACAATATATTTGCAGATATTGGTGACGACCAGTCGATAGAAAGTGATTTGAGTACCTACAGTGCTCATTTAACCAAAATGCGCTATTTTGTGGCCCATGCCACACCAAAATCGCTGGTACTGATCGATGAGTTTGGTACAGGTACTGATCCGCAGTTTGGCGGACCAATGGCCGAGGCGGTGCTGGAAGTGCTGAACAATAAAAAGGCAAGGGGGGTAATCACTACCCACTATTCCAATTTAAAGTTGTTTGCTGGCAATACACCCGGACTGGAAAATGCCTCTATGTTGTTTGACAACGACCGGATGAAGCCCCTGTATATATTGGAGATTGGCAAGCCCGGTAGTTCTTATGCTTTTGAGATAGCCCAGAATATAGGCCTGCAAAAGGAAGTGCTGGATTTGGCAAGGGCCAAAACAGGCACCAACCAGAACAGGATAGACAGTTTGCTGGTAGACCTGGAACGCGAGAAAAAACAGATCTACGATACCAAACTGAATTTATCTAACCAGCAGAACAAGGTAAAAAACCTGGTGGCCGAGAATGAAAAGCTGAAGGCTTTTCTGGACGACAATAAAAAGATACTGATCAAAGAGGCCAAGCTGGAAGCACAGAACATCATTAAAAATGCCAATAAGCTGGTTGAAAATACCATTGCCGAAATTAAGGAAAAGCAGGCCGATAAAGCGGTAACCAAACAGCTGCGGCAAAACCTGCAACAGGTGCTGGTGCAAAACCAGGTACGGGAAGACAAAAAGCCCGAGCCGGTTAGCCCTTTAAACTTAAATACACCAATAGAAGTAGGCGATTGGGTGCAGCTGAAGGACAGTGAAACCACAGGCCAGGTACTGGAGATCAACAGGGACAACCTGGTGCTTGCGCTGGGCGACCTGCGTTCGGTGCTCAAAAAGAACAGGGTATTTAAGATCAGCAACAGGGAGGCTAAAAAAGCCGCACAGCGGAATTCTTATACCGGCAGCGTTGCTGAGGCCATCAGTAATTTTAATGCCGAACTGGACCTTAGGGGCATGCGGGGTGAAAATGCTTTGCACGAGGTAGAAAAGTACCTGGACAAATCCATTATGCTTGGTTTTCCTTTTGTAAAGCTCATCCATGGTAAGGGGGATGGTATTTTGAGAAAGCTGATCAGGGATTACCTGAAAAAGTACAGCCAGGTGAACAGGGTAGAGGATGAGCATGCCGACAGGGGTGGCGATGGGATTACTTATGTTTATTTTAATTAA